A region of Deltaproteobacteria bacterium DNA encodes the following proteins:
- a CDS encoding GFA family protein, with protein sequence MKIDGACHCGNVTYTAEIDPEEVGICHCTDCQTLSGTAFRVSVAATRENFDLKGTIKVYVKTAESGAKRAQGFCPECGTPIYATAAENPQVYNIRLGTAHQRDVLRPKAQGWYRSARSWVNDLPSIPRFEKQRNG encoded by the coding sequence TTGAAAATCGACGGCGCATGCCATTGCGGCAATGTCACTTATACGGCGGAAATCGATCCGGAGGAAGTTGGCATCTGCCACTGCACCGACTGTCAAACTCTTTCAGGCACAGCGTTTCGCGTGAGTGTGGCGGCGACCAGAGAAAATTTCGACCTGAAGGGCACGATCAAAGTCTATGTGAAGACCGCGGAGAGCGGCGCGAAGCGCGCGCAAGGTTTCTGCCCGGAGTGCGGCACGCCGATCTATGCAACCGCTGCCGAGAATCCGCAGGTTTATAACATCCGCCTCGGCACGGCGCATCAGCGCGATGTGCTGCGGCCCAAAGCTCAGGGCTGGTATCGCTCCGCGCGCTCGTGGGTGAACGATCTGCCATCGATTCCACGCTTTGAAAAACAGCGAAACGGTTGA